From uncultured Roseateles sp., the proteins below share one genomic window:
- the flgH gene encoding flagellar basal body L-ring protein FlgH: MKARRLLVAAAALLLGACASIQPPALPRAELEPLPLQPMAKPAKGQAGGLFVAERASSLTSDSRPFRPGDVLTVVLLETTQASKKADTQLGKTSSGGVQAAAKSSGLNLSAGAQRDFNGSASSSQQNTLQGAITVVVHEVLANGLLRVHGDKSLYLNQGEEMIRVSGFVRAADVDSDNRVSSQRLANARILYSGQGTLADSNTPGWLTRFFNSPLMPL, translated from the coding sequence ATGAAGGCCCGCCGCCTGCTCGTCGCTGCCGCAGCGCTGCTGCTCGGCGCCTGCGCCTCCATCCAGCCACCGGCCTTGCCGCGCGCCGAGTTGGAGCCGCTGCCCTTGCAGCCCATGGCCAAGCCGGCCAAGGGCCAGGCCGGTGGCCTGTTCGTCGCCGAGCGGGCCTCGTCGCTGACCTCGGACAGCCGGCCCTTCCGCCCCGGCGACGTGCTGACCGTGGTGCTGCTGGAAACCACCCAGGCCAGCAAGAAGGCCGACACCCAGCTGGGCAAGACCAGCAGTGGCGGCGTGCAGGCGGCGGCCAAGAGCAGCGGCCTGAACCTGAGTGCCGGCGCGCAGCGCGACTTCAACGGCAGCGCGTCGAGCAGCCAGCAGAACACCCTGCAGGGTGCCATCACCGTGGTCGTGCACGAGGTGCTGGCCAACGGCCTGCTGCGCGTGCATGGCGACAAGAGTCTGTACCTGAACCAGGGCGAAGAGATGATTCGCGTCAGCGGCTTTGTACGCGCCGCCGATGTGGACAGCGACAACCGCGTCTCCTCGCAGCGCCTCGCCAATGCCCGCATCCTCTACAGCGGTCAGGGCACCCTGGCCGACAGCAACACGCCGGGCTGGCTGACGCGCTTCTTCAACAGCCCCCTGATGCCTCTGTGA